Part of the Acidobacteriota bacterium genome is shown below.
CCGGGACGTGCAACGTGATGTAGTCGGCGCGCGCGCAGAGATCGTCGATCGACGACAGGGTGATGCCGAGGTCGGCGGCGACGTGGGCAGCGATGAACGGGTCGTGGGCCACCACCTCCATGCCGAAGGCGCGCGCCCGCTGCCCGACTTCCTGGCCGATCCGGCCGAGGCCAACGATGCCGAGCGTCTTGCCGCGCAGTTCGGCGCCGATGAGGCTGCGCTTCTCCCAGCGCTCGCGCTTCATCGCTTCGTCTGCGACCGCCACCGAACGGGCCAGCGCGAGCATCAGCGCGAAGGTGTGCTCCGCGACGCTCACGCTGTTGGCTCCTGGCGCGTTCATGACGACGATGCCGCGTTGGCTGGCGGCGTCGAGGTCGACGTTGTCGACGCCGGTGCCGGCGCGGGCGACCACGCGCAGCCGCGGCGCGGCGGCGATCAGGTCGGCGTCGACCTTCGTCGCGCTGCGGACGATCAGGCCGTCGGCGCCGGCCATCGCGTCGCGCAGGGCCGGCCGCGGCCGGCCCGCCTCGGCATCGACCGTCCAGCCGGGAACCTCTTTCAGGAGATCGGCCGCCGTCGTCGGCAGGTCGTCAGCGATGACGATGTGCATGATGCGTGAAGGCTCCAGGAAGCACGATGGGCGAAGGGGGCATCGGTACGGGCGAGACGATCCGGGGGCCGGCCAGCGACGACAAGAGGCATGCCAACGGACGAGACTGCTTACAGTATAATGGCGCCGCTGCTGGCGTGTTCCGCGAGCCTCCTCGGGACGCACCATGATGGTGCAAACCGCTCGAACGTGCGGCAGTATCGGCGCGCACGCGCTCGTTTGGTGAGTTTTCCACAAGGTTTTCCACAGAATCTGTGAAGAACTCGTAACGCGTCGGGGGGAGCGTGACCTAAAACGTGCAGCGGTCGGCCGGCGTGCGCCGGCCTCCAGTCATCGCCCTTCCCGCCTCATCCACACAGGACGCCTCATGCCTCAATACGTTCACCTGAAGCCCCCGACGGAAGGCACTCCCATCACGCGCCAGAGCGGTCAGATCGTCGTGCCCGACGATCCGATCGTGCCGTTCATCGAAGGCGACGGGACGGGCACCGACATCTGGCGTGCGTCGGTGCGCGTCTTCGACGCGGCGGTCGCCAAGGCGTACGGCGGCAAGCGGCGCATCGTCTGGTTCGAGGTGCCCGCGGGAGAGAAGGCGAAGGACACGTACGGTGAGTGGCTGCCGAACGACACGATCGAGGCGGTGAAGCACTATCACATCGCGATCAAGGGACCGCTCACGACGCCGGTCGGCGGGGGCATCCGCAGTCTGAACGTGACGCTGCGTCAGGTGCTCGACCTCTACGCCTGCGTGCGGCCGGTGCGGTACTTCACGGGCACGCCCGCGCCGGTGACGCACCCGGAGCGGATG
Proteins encoded:
- a CDS encoding NADP-dependent isocitrate dehydrogenase (Converts isocitrate to alpha ketoglutarate), which translates into the protein MPQYVHLKPPTEGTPITRQSGQIVVPDDPIVPFIEGDGTGTDIWRASVRVFDAAVAKAYGGKRRIVWFEVPAGEKAKDTYGEWLPNDTIEAVKHYHIAIKGPLTTPVGGGIRSLNVTLRQVLDLYACVRPVRYFTGTPAPVTHPERMNVVIFRENTEDVYAGIEWARGTDEALKVIEFLERELGKRIRRDSGIGIKPISEFGSKRLVRMAIKYAIANKRKSVTLVHKGNIMKFTEGAFRDW